DNA from Aliarcobacter butzleri:
AAATGAACAATTGGACTTAAAATAAATAATATTCCACCAAGATATAAAAACTCTTTTGCTGTTTTATATGAATCTAACCTATAAAATGCCCAAGTCAAAGTTCCTATCCAAAGAACAGCAAATAAACCTTTTTGAATTAAAACTCTATTTTCCATATCAAAAGGAAGTATCCATTGTAAAAAAAATAATAATCCAGTTGCAGGAATAACACCAATCATAACTGCAAGAGAAAGTTTTCCAAAGCCTTGATAAACTGGAATATCTAAAGGAAATTTTCTAGCTCTTTTTTCAAGCCAAAGTAATACTCCAAATCCTATTGCAAAAGTAGAAACTGTCATTAAAGTAGCTATAAATAATCTTGTAAAAGTATCAACTCCAAACAAAAAATGTAAGAAAAAAACACTATCATAAAATAATCCACTCCAATGTTTATCCATAACTTTTTGTTGTGATATAAGAGTTCCATCAACTCCACTTAAAGTAACACTTGGTTTATTCGAAATACCATTTAGAAATGGCATATATGGATTATAACCTTCAAACTTTGCAATTGCACTACTATCATACCAATTTATAATTTTTACTCTTTGAAAATCAATTTCAGGAGCAATTTCTTTTGCTTTTTTTAACAATTCATTCATTGGAAGCATAGCTACAATATCATTTTTCTTTTCAATTCTTGGTTCATCTGGATATAAAACAGGTCCTGTTAATTTCCATATTTCATGAGTTTCACCTTTAGAAGCAAGATAAGTCATAGGAGCAGAACCATCATAACCTATGTTCATAAAAGCGCCTGTTAATGTAATAATTATAAAAGGAGGAAATAC
Protein-coding regions in this window:
- a CDS encoding PepSY-associated TM helix domain-containing protein — protein: MNQEITQQEKKKLFNQRLQRVHVTTGISFSLLMYVAVFFGIFAILLPYIQVWEKPSRHFKVAEPTTINYGAMVDPVLADPEYPKINPISIIFPGYMEDPALRISTDFVETKVFNPNTSLEVKNEGDLSRLASFLNHMHYGRPFKDFGYFLFGFMAVGVMFLVIGGVILILKIKYKNSTGTKTGVFSKWHRKIFTWVFPPFIIITLTGAFMNIGYDGSAPMTYLASKGETHEIWKLTGPVLYPDEPRIEKKNDIVAMLPMNELLKKAKEIAPEIDFQRVKIINWYDSSAIAKFEGYNPYMPFLNGISNKPSVTLSGVDGTLISQQKVMDKHWSGLFYDSVFFLHFLFGVDTFTRLFIATLMTVSTFAIGFGVLLWLEKRARKFPLDIPVYQGFGKLSLAVMIGVIPATGLLFFLQWILPFDMENRVLIQKGLFAVLWIGTLTWAFYRLDSYKTAKEFLYLGGILFILSPIVHFINSGFSPIRLINEQMYVILSVDIGLFIFGVILLFVAKKLPTQREKIQAFWTKERN